taatttttagtccgttgcgttgagcgttgagagttgactctggtcccggttccggatttttgaacgtccttgcgtacaatttaatatcttgtactttgcgttttgaatcttgtactcttgtaattctgagacgtttcttatcaataattggaacctctttgattgtattttgtacttttgagctttttggtcgtttgcgtcttcaattcgtcgaatctgtcttttgtcttcaccttttattatttaaacgaatatcacttgtaagtagaacaattgcaactaaaatcttgtctttcttgaggaataatgctatgaaatatatgttcgtttttagcattatcatatcttATTGAAACAGGTGCATTGAGTGGCATATTAAGCTTATTAAGAACATTTTTCAACAATATTCTTCGATTCATGGGTTTTTCGGGTGCAATTGGGAGTTTTAACTgaattctaaaacaatctaggGGAAAATATATGGGAATGTTGTTAATAAACTGGAAAGAACCCCCACAACATAGATGAACAACAAATTTACCATCATTACAACAattcattaacattaaaataattGCAAAAATGCTTAAATGTGTACCTTTTGATGCCAATAATCTCTGAAATGAATTTGAAATAATGGAATATGAGAGTGTGTATGAACTCTTCCACGGCCATTCTTTATTTACTGATATAATCTTATCCGAAAAAATCTAGGAAATCTGACGAAATCTTATCCAGAAAATCCAGttctgatcagataaggtcgcaagGCCGCAAGGTCGCAAACTTGCGCCTTGCGTGGGTCTAGTGGCAAGGTTTCTTGCGACTTGCACGGGCATtctggcaaattttttttttttttttttgggctctgaGGAAAAAAGGGTGAAAAAATGGGGGAAAAAGTGATAATCCCACAACAATTTTACGATTGGGTATTGATTTGATTGAATACAATATACCCATTTCCAAATAGTGCTTATACAAAAATTAATTTATCTTTTCATATTTACTGTGAACGAAAAATAACTTTACTACACGCACATATATCAGTTTTAACAAACAAGAACATGTGGCACAGATACATTGTACCATACAGCATGCCAACAGTAGGATCTCAATATTTTCAGTAACCCATTAGGAGAAGTCGATGAAGTCAGCATCATGGATTAATTAATTTTAGGTTCCAACCACACAACAAACAATTAGTACGTATTGTCTTGTTTGTAGTCTTAAAAAACAGGAACACTGAGCGATGTGGTGTTTTGAACCATTGGTAATATCTGCAGTAACAGCATGAGATTCAGGTAAATCTAAACTTACATTCAAATGGTTTTCAGGCACAACAGACCTCTCACAGTCTCGCGTTAATTTTAAAATCTGCAATATGAACAGCTCGAGTTTTGCCAACATTTATACTAGTTACTAGAATTGAGTTACATCGGGTTTAAGAATTCAGTCACATTTTGAGCACGTCGGTATGTAGAAATCTTCTTTTCAGAAATTTTCATGGATTTCAATATCACCATCGGGTCTTTGCTTCATCCCAAAACTCTTATCTGAATTGCTGCTGTCATAACCCAGGCTTTCTATTGCTGCTGCCCACTGCAATCAACGTATATTGTTTGATGTTGGTTCGAGCTCTTTTGCTGCAAATTCCACTTTCGTCAAATCATTAAAAAAAAGAACGGAGAAGAAGATGGAGAAGGAAGTATCTTTGGGTTTACACAATGAAGACAAGAACGAAGAAAAGCCTACCCTGATTTTGATTGGGCGAAGCGGGAGAATATATTGCGACTGTGAGGTGCCCTCGTGTGAATGATTTTATAAATTTTGGCATGTCTTTAATAGGCATTTATCAAAAGTTCAAATTAGTAGCGCTAATTTGAAGACATGAAAGTAGGCGAAAGAGATACATACCTTGCGATCTTTAAAACTCAAGGATTATAACGAAGATTTGGTTTACGGAGAAGCAATCTAAAATTTGTTATGGTTCCTCAAGATTGTAACCAGGTTGGATCGTCGGGTGCGAATTTTATGAACTTCGAATATAGATGCCTTCCAAAACTTGGCTAACTGTGGTTTTTCCCCTCCTTCTTTCGATACTTTGATTGGTGATTGATCTTCTTATGCTCTCTCCTTTAAGATCGAGAACTCTTCCGGAAAATATCGGTCGAGAGATTTTACATGGCAAGTTTAAAAAGGTCGAAGATTCGATGCTTGTTACGTTTTGTCATTTTTCCGTAAGGTCTACTGTTGGATGTTAGTTTgatgtttttttttatgttttttgttTCGATTCTCCTTCTGGGGTAGTTTGGTTTGCCTTAATGTAGATGAGACTCGGTATAGATAGTTAGGTTCTATGCTGCTTTTTAGGTACGAGCCTCATCAGGTCATCTTTTGTATATTTGGTTAAAGACGTTTTCTTTTAGAAAACATTTTCGATTTTATAGAAGTTTTCGTTATTTTTGGCAAAAAAAGATCAACTTCCACAAACAAACTACTACTCGATAAAAATTGGTATTGTAATTCCTTATATGGCAACACACATTGTACTACCTTAAAGGCGTCGTCGTTGTTGATGTCAACATCATCGAGATACCAACCACTCACACTTAGTTAGTTTTCATTATGTTGTTTAAATTCTTAGATAGCGCAATGCTAAATGATAGGTTTACATCGGTTTAAGAAGTCTATCACACTTGAGGATCTTGGTACGTGGAAAGATCATCGACTTCAATTGAAAGAAAGACAAATTATTtacttaattaaattattaattaattaattaaagtttAACTAAAGAGTATTGAACTCCGTACTAATTTTAATTGaacaaggacctattctccaaataaaAAGTTTTGGTTAAAATTTGAGGTATGTTTACTTAAGCCACGGTGACCTAAACCCTATAAACCTGAAAGTCTGACAAAACTTAAAACGAGAGAGACTGCAAGTTTCGGCGCTAAACTCTAATCGGTACTCCAATGGATTCATCTTTTATTTTGAATATCGGTAAGTTTATTTCTCCCTCATAATACGATTTAATGATATTCAAATAAATGTACTTATGTGTGAAAAACATGATTCATGTTGTAATTTCTATTCGACTTTTTATTTTCTTCAATTTAATGCTATCACACATTCATTGTTTATTCCAGTTGAATTCGTTCATTCTGGTTTAGCAATTCGAGTTATTTGAGATTGTTATAACCTAGTTAGCGATTTACTCTAAACATATTCAAGAGACCGAATATTAACTTAGATACTTATTAGAATCCCTAAAGAATAAAGCAGCAAGTATGAATAGATTGCTTTAGCTATTCACCTTTTGAACTTTAAGCATTATAAAGACGACTAATCAACAAATAGAAAAATGCATATAGTATCAACTAAGTGTATTCAGATTACCTGATGAGTAATTGGCTTGAAACCAGTACTGTAAGCTCCATATTAAACAGGAaacattaatgatgttacttattgGGAGATGACATGAAAGTAACATAAGCACAACAGAAAAATATttgacaactactaaaaaagataaGTCCCTTTATGAAACCATAGGTGGTAAAATGGGCAGGTTAGTTAATGAATGGTTGTTAACTAGATACATGTGAGGTTGCGTTGACCTGAAACACTTCTcgtccaaacttttatacaaataaCTAGTGTATCAAATATGAttatcaaatacatatatatactactTTGATAATAAACTAAAACTTTGATAGAAATGATTTGGGAGGTTTTATGGATCGAAGATACACATTGGGAAACTTTCAGTTCATTAGATCTGTTGTTTATCAAGCAGTTTTTCTATTTTACCTTTTGACCCATTGAGAGATATATCATAGACCAAATCGACCCATTTATAAGAAAATTGATCTAACTTCCATTCATAAGTAAATTGATATAACATCGGCCTAAGAACTACATCACATTTTGCGCATCTTGGTTGTGGAAATCTTTATCGATTTTGATTGAAGGAAaaacaaattaataaaaataaaaataaagagtaTCATAGTAATTAAATAAACCAGTCTTTGTTTTCTTGAATGTAATGACAGATAACAATGCTAAGAGGAGGTTTGTAACTTGTACTGAAATGGATAGAATCAGTAATTTGGCAGAGAATTTGATAGACTCGATTTTAGAGAAGCTACCTGTTGTAGATGCTGTGAGGACACATGTCCTGTCAAAAAAATGGAGGTACAGATGGACCTCAATTAGGTCATTGGTTCTTGATAAACATTTCTCAGAAAAGTTTGCAAAAAATGGAAGTTTTGGTCATAATGGATTTATTAGGATCACAAACTATATCTTTAACTATCTCAAGGGTCCTCGCTTAAAGTTACATCTTCACATACCATACATGTTTCTTGATAGTTTCCAAGAAGTCAATCAATGGATTTCATCATTGTCAAGAGATGGTGTTAGAGAACTCATCCTTACAAATTCAAACCAACGTTATCAACTTCCATATTATTTATTTCATTGTCTAGAATTGAGAATCCTAGAACTTGACAACTGTATCATTAAGCCACCACTTGAGTTTCAAGGATTTCTATATCTCGAAAAACTTAGGCTTAGGAATATTGAATTTGGGGCTAACTTACATGGAACTATTATCAACTTACCACAGCTCAAGATGTTGCAATTGTTTAAATGCACCAATGTTTACAATTTCAAGATCAAGTCTACAAAGTTGTTTCAGTTATTGATCAGGAGTTGCCCCGATGCAACTTTGCTCCACTTGTTGCATAGTAAATGTCTTAGTGAGTTTGGTATATTTATCAAAAAACCTATTCAGGGAGTTGAGAGAGTTAATTTGGCAAGCTTGTTAAGTAATATGCCATGTGTTGGGTATTTTGTTATCGACGGGTATTTTCTCCAGGTACGAGTTGAATTTTAAATTctagggttaaggctactcaagggccatatactttttgttttgtcccgatgtagtccatatacccaaaaaatactattataggccataaactttgaaaaagtgtatcgatgtaaacaaaaggtaacttgttaccggctaaacaggtcaccttttgtttacatcgatacgaAAAATATGTGACCTACATCGATACagtttttgaaagtatgtgaactacattagtactttttttttgtataaagcttacattggaacaaaaaaaattatacttttttgaAAATCAACCTACAAAATCGATCAACCTTATTTATCAGGTCAACGGTTTAcattaacacatttttttaaagtttatggcctataatagtattttttttgggtatatggactacatcgggacaaaataaaaagtatatgacccttgaatagccttaaccctaaattctaatatttatattttgCTCTTCATCATTTTGCGTTTGAGCAAGTGAACTTTACCATTCAACTCTTGTGTATAGTTAGTTCTCATATATTATTTCGTATCATCTTCCAACCATATCTTCTTTGTTAACTTATAATCTTACTTTCACTCTCATAGTTTTCCATTGCGGAAAATATTCCCAAGTGGCTTCCACACCCAACTAATAGTTTAAAGCTTCTCTACTTACGAGACTTCAAATTTGGTGATTTGTACCAACTTCAAGGTGTTTTATGTATCCTTCGGAACTCACCTAACTTGAGACGACTTGATGTGTACAATCAGGTAAAGAGTGCTAAACGTTTCTCTTGTGTTTTTGTGTTGTGTGTGCATATATAGTAATTTAATGTGGGTTCCTTTTATACACAGTCAGTCTCACTTTTAATGTGTTTCCAGGATCTTCCAAACGTGTATTTGGATGTGAAACCAACAATAGCTTATTTGGAAGCTTCTGAATGTTTGGACCAGACATTGAACTGCttgaaaattataaatataatggaTGTAGAAAGATCAAGATCCTTGTTGCTATTTATAAAGCTTTTACTTGAACATTCTCCCACTCTTGAAAAAATATCAATCCGACCACGTGCAACTGTTGATGTTCAGGAAAGGTACAACTTCTCTAAGGATGTTATGCGGTTCCCACGAGCTTCCTCGAAAGCAGAGCTTCACTACTTGGATTCGTAACTAAAATCCACTAATAACTTTAAGTTACTTTATAATTTAGTTGTATTCTGATTGTATGCATCATATATGTTATGGGTTTTCATTAACTCGCAGAGTGGTACTATAAAACCGGTAACCCTCCTGGTATTTATTTATACTTTGCGAGCAGCTAGAATAAAAACTAGATCAAGTGTTCCTTACACAATAGTTGTGTAACAAGCATCTTTGGAAAAAGAAAATTCACAGATTGATTTGTCTGGTTAAAATATACATATCACATCTATAGTGTAATGTTTGGATATTCTTGTTATTGTAACTATAGTGTTATAAGACCTTTACCAACCCTCCGTTAGTTTCCCCCTCGTCAGATGATGTGTTAAAAATTGATGAAAACTGACGGCCCCTAATGGAGCGTCAGTTAGTTTTGTATCCATCCGTCACCAAGTGGCACAAATGTGAAGGTGCGTTTGTTTTCTCCCAACCAATCAAAAATtttcattaattatatttttattattaattaattttttccCACCCATTTTCAATCTGATTTTACCACATCACTATAtccaatatttgaaaaaaaaaactgacATATGGGGTTAAAAAATGTCAGAAATTGACATTGCCAAATCAGATTGCACTTTTTGGCTTAAAAGTGAACAACTGACCATGATATCACTACCAAGGGTTAGAAATGGTCCAAAAACAATTTTACGGTTGGGTATTGATTGATTGAATACAATATACCCATTTACAAATAGTGCTTATACAAACATTAATTTATCtttgcatatttattgtcaatggaAAATAACTTTACTACACGCACATATATCAGTTTTAACAAACAAGAACATGTGGCACAGATACCTTGTCCCATAACAGCATGCCAACAGTAGGATCTCAATATTTGCACTAACCCATTAGGAGAAGTCGATGAAGTCAGCATCACGGATTAATTAATTTTAGGTTCCAACCACACAACAAACAATTAGTACGTATTGTCTTGCGTATAGTCTTAAAAAACAGGAACACTGAACGATGTGGTGTTTAGAACCCGTGGTAATATCTGCAGTAACACCCAACTGGAATCATGATTCAGGTAAATCTAAACTTACATTCAAATGGTTTTCAGGCACAACGGATCTCTCCCAGTCTCGCGTTAGTTTTAAAATCTTCAATATCATCAGCTCGAGTTTTGCCAATATTTATAATTGTTGTAACAGCACCAGCATCATGAGCAGCTCTGTATAATTTCTCCAACCACATTTGTACCCGACAAGTCGGAAAGCGGACATTGTCATAACGGATGAACCAAGAACGAGGAAAGCATCACACCCTGCAGCAGCTTCCATAGCTACAATCGCTCTATCTTTTGGTACGTACATTATCACCAAAAAACACAACCTTCAAAAAAGACACCTTAAGCCAATTAGTCAATTAGTGGTAGTAAAAACGGATTCCATGTATTAATACTAGTTACTAGAATTGAGTTACATCGGGTTCAAGAATTCAGTCACATTTTGAGCATGTCGGTATGTGGAAATCTCCTTCCCATAATATTTCATGGATTTCAATATCACCATCGGGTCTTTGCTTCATCCCAAAACTCTTATCTAAATTGCTGCTGTCATAACCCAGACTTTCTATTGCTGCTGCCAACTGCAGTCAACGTATACACCCTTATTAATTTGTAACGTCCATAATAGTTATTCTCATGCAGGCACTGTTGTAAAGCTCCCCAATTAATCCTTTTTTAGAACAGGCCGATCCTAGTCTTGCGTTAATCGTCCACTCGTGTTTTGCCAATATCTATAATTTCCGTAGCAGCACCAGCATCATGAGCTGCTCTGTGCAATTCATGTACATTTCTCAATTAaacaaaaaaaaactataaaaataCCAAAACATAGTAACGTtcgtgatcaaaccaaaatcgtaatGGGTGatgagatttcgggtttgagttctTAATTTGGGAAAAGGAGTAagttgattgttttaactccaataattgtgcgaaccccgatttggaatctggattccaagggcgtaaaacaatcaagtagattaaccttattcgatcggaatcgaaaaAGTTAATATCTTAATGTGGGTTAACTCGGATGGTGATCGGAGCACCGATCGGAATTAAGCTAATGACTGGAGTGACGTTATCGTAATTGATTTTGGCAGAGTAACGTTTATGCAtccagtgtcttttttaaatgaatgatttcacttgtgtatttatagatgttgtggtgggaatgatgacgtggcacatgtccctttcatggttgtaacaaactttgtcaatcccgaggggtgacgtggcacctgtccctttcgtgGGGAATAACAGATTCTAACAAACTTCCCTAAATTTGCAGGTTGACGTGGCACGCGACTTGCCCGCGTGCTTGTTCCGTGATCAAGTGGTCATTCCGGGACGAGGTGCCTGCTCTGTGGTGACGCACTCTTGTTTCGGGACAACGTGCTTGTCTCGGGAGTGTCTTTATGTCGGTTTAGTAGATCGAGACGATGGTGTTGGTGAGTTGGTTCCGGTTATAGCATTACGATGTTCTCGGTCTAGCCGGGTAGGTTTCGCCTAGACACGTTCTAAGTGTTTCTTGACGGTCACGATTATGATGACTGGTCTTGCGATGCCTAGTTACGATTATCTTGATCAGTTGTAAGGTACCGGTTACGTGTTTGTCATCCAGGTTCTTAGCTTTGTCATTTATCCGTCATGGAGGAGTATCCGGGAAGACGTCAGACGGATGACGAGAAAAGGAGTTGGCAACCCGGGACTCGTAGTGCCGGGTGTGATTTTTGCCCagatgcttgcctattttgagacggatcattatgcgtatcatcaagtccccccagtttggtaaGGTCAGCTGGGACAGTTGTGTTGCCAAACTTTAAATTATTGTGACCCGCTCACGTGATTTGACGTGCAATAAATGCGCGTTGCATGCTGTCTTAATCATAGTACTTCTCGTGTTCCAACGCACCTTTTTTGAGTTGGATGGGTCCCACGCGGGACTTTTTCCTATAAAAAGGAGCATTTCTCTTCATTTTATTCTTCCCACCTTCGAGAGTACTTGCTTTGTAAATTACAGAGAAGCGATTTTCTTGTCTTCGGTGGTTTGCATTTTCATCCTTTTTTCTTCAGTATGGGCCCAGACCTAACATTCTTCATGATGTGTTACGTGCACCTAGTAGTGTTAACGAGGCGTATCTCGATAGGATTTGCCACATATGCCCTCAGTTGCGAGGTTTGGAGTTGATCATTCCAAGATCACACCAACGTACTTTAAATTGTGCCATCTATTTGAGGCCGTTCGAGGTTTCAAATTTGAGGTACCCCTTCACCCGTTTTTTCACGAAGGTTTTAAATTTCTATAACCTTAGTTTTGCTCGTTTACATCTGAATGGCGTTCGTGTGACCGTGTTGTTCGAGATGTATTTCAATGGTTTAGGCATGAGCCTAAGCTTGAATATTTTTAGAAGCATTTTTCGGCTATCGTCCTATCGTAAAGGTTGATATACGTTTACCGACGAAATTGATTTTCTTGAGGAGGCACCAGCGATTGCAGACAATTGGGTGCAATCATTTATTTTTGCCAAATGTATTGACTTCCCGTTAAAGAACGAACAGTTCTATCTGTTTAGGTCTGTAACGGTCTTATGAGGAGCAGGTGCTGGTAATAGCTAATGTTAGCAACAATTGGACTCATGCTGATAGAATTCATGTTGCCCGAAGAGGTGGGAGAGGTATCTTACCATTTGACTCTTCCCGTCTTTTTAGGGTTACCTTGATTTATATGATGATAATTTATATTTTGTGCAGAGTTGACCGTGTCAGAAGTTCTGAGGGCGACGAGCCTGGATGGCATGGTCTTTACCAATAAACTGGTCGAAGGGACCACACCGGCACCCTCCAGCCGTCGCAGGATGTCGCCTCCTGAATATTTGGAATCTTCGAATGGTGGCTCTTCGGAGGGCGGACTGATCCGTCGTACCAAGCGTCGGATTGAGCCGACAGCCGAAGGTTTgcgttgtttttttttctttctttgattTAACTGTATCTTGCGCTCAAGGGCATCGTCCCGGTAAAGAGCCCGTGGTAGAGATCTCGGATGCTCGTCCTCGGTTGACGACTAGTGTCGGGCAGAATGTTTACGTGCTGCCCGACTGTAATATTGGGCCGTTCCTTGATCTGTTCCGCTGTGAAGCTTCAGACTATCCGGTTTATAAGGAGTATCTTGACTTTATCACTTTTCCGGCTTTGAAAGAGGCGCTGGCCGCGCTTTCCGCTACCCAGGTACAACATTTGCGTTCCCAATTCTCCGTATTTGCTCAGCATCTTTCGACAGATGAACTGAACCGAAGCGAGGCTGATGCTCGTCGTATTCACGAGCATTGTGTGCTGTTTGAGAATGATAACCGTCGGGTGGCGTAATTGTCATGGACGATTGCCCGTCTTGAAGGGGAGTTGTTGTCGGCCAAGGAGGCGTTGGGGCCTATTCAGAATGAGCTGCGTGTTTCCCGGGAAGCGCATGAGTCGTTGAGGGCTGCTCTTGCCCAAGAACAGGAGAAAGTTGCCTTACTCTCTGATGACAACAAAAAGTTATCGGAGAAGGTGTCGGCCACGCTAGGCGAACTCACCCGTCTCCAGCATGGTATTCCTGTGCTTTTTGCCCGGCTTCTCAAGTCGTCTATTGTTCGTCAACCATTTGGTGCCTTTATTGAGGCCGTTAAGAAGTTGACTACTTTTGAGGTTTTGAAGGCGGTGTAGTGTTTTCTGCCACCTGGCAGCGCGGCTCAGAAGAAGAAAACTCTTTTGAGTGCTACGTGTGTGGAGGACTGCCATCGGGCACATGAAGCCCTCGACCAGATTAGTTTTGAGGAGCTAGATAGAATTTGTAGGGACGAGAACTCATCCGTTGAGGATATTGTAAATTACCAATCGTAGAGATATGCACTCGGTTGGGTTTTTGTATATTTGATGTAATTTTGACAATTTTTTGTATGCCGTGTTATAAACTAGTTTACTTTTCCGTTGAGTTGTACTTGTTTGTCATGACAAAAACGTAGATATCTAGACTACGCGTGAGTGTGGTCGAGTTGTTTATACAGTAAAACAGGGCCACCAATGATATGGTCGGACGTCCTTGTTATCCGTTAAGGTTCTTCAAGGGGTGTCCTCCTACCAATGAAAGCTAGAAAGCATTTCTTCTGGCGGTAGGTCCGAAATATGCCAAAGGATATTTGGTGTTACTTGTGTCATATTCAGAGTCACTACAGTGCATAAGTATATAAAGTGAAGCTTTATTGATGACTTATACATAGAAATTACTTGAATACATAAGTGTTTCTGCCGTCCGAGTGGGTGATCAGTCCTCACGGGTGCAGATAACCTACACATGATATTTCTTTAAATAAAAGGCGTGCCAAGGACGTTGTATCGGAACTCCATCCGGTGTTTCCAGGTGGTATGCACCATACTCAGTTATCCCGACAACCCTGTAGGGTCCTTCC
This genomic stretch from Rutidosis leptorrhynchoides isolate AG116_Rl617_1_P2 chromosome 11, CSIRO_AGI_Rlap_v1, whole genome shotgun sequence harbors:
- the LOC139875110 gene encoding F-box/FBD/LRR-repeat protein At1g13570-like; the protein is MTDNNAKRRFVTCTEMDRISNLAENLIDSILEKLPVVDAVRTHVLSKKWRYRWTSIRSLVLDKHFSEKFAKNGSFGHNGFIRITNYIFNYLKGPRLKLHLHIPYMFLDSFQEVNQWISSLSRDGVRELILTNSNQRYQLPYYLFHCLELRILELDNCIIKPPLEFQGFLYLEKLRLRNIEFGANLHGTIINLPQLKMLQLFKCTNVYNFKIKSTKLFQLLIRSCPDATLLHLLHSKCLSEFGIFIKKPIQGVERVNLASLLSNMPCVGYFVIDGYFLQFSIAENIPKWLPHPTNSLKLLYLRDFKFGDLYQLQGVLCILRNSPNLRRLDVYNQDLPNVYLDVKPTIAYLEASECLDQTLNCLKIINIMDVERSRSLLLFIKLLLEHSPTLEKISIRPRATVDVQERYNFSKDVMRFPRASSKAELHYLDS